Within Trichoderma atroviride chromosome 2, complete sequence, the genomic segment TCTCCCAACACGCATATaacatatacatatacatgcACACACCcccaccccccccccccccttcccaagacgaaaaataaataaataaagggGTATGCCAAGTAAACAAACTTCACATACAATTATACAAACTCCCCTCCCCCTAAAACAACACAAAAGCCCAAGAAATTCTTCCTTCTAGGGCTGACAAGGCAGATGGATAGATTAACCTCACCCTTCCCCTGCCGATTTtgtattatttcttttttctttaatttccAAACACGCCCCCATCAAATGCTACGCGAGGAATCGCGATAAGGCTTAAATTCCCAACTGCCCAGTCAAGTAACCGCACGGCTCTGCATGTTGCTTCAATATACCATCATCTACAAAAATCGATTGGCTGGCAATCACTCCTCCCTTCCCCGGCTGAAAGGCGGTCCGGCACCGAGATGTCAAAACACACCCGCGCCTCGCCTTGCCTttgttgccttttttctGCACGgcagacaaaacaaaaaaaacagcCCCCACGGGATCATGGTGGGTGGGTGGTGGGTGTTTTTTTGCTGGCTTTGCATGTTTGAGGCTCTTTTGTCTGCCGAGCCCGAAAGTGCGGGTTGAGTTTGGAGAGGCTGAAACCCCCATTGACCGTTTTCCCCTTGTGGAGAAGATTTGTTTTAGGATTGAGATCGCAAAGccaaataaaaataagaaaataaaaaaaatatcagacgatggatgatgaagggGGTGTTTCGTAGTTTGGGGGACAATAATCCTAGGAAACCCGACTTTCTGGGTCAACCGTCAAACGAGGACTGTGGCTTGGAGAATTCTCATAGCTGGGACTTGGGCCAAGATTGAGAGGATGGCATAAAACGTAGTTGTTGCACGGCATCAGTCAGTCTTACGAATAAAACAAGATTTTGTGATTGCGCGTAAATTGAGGAAAGAAATCGGACTTCATCTTTTATCTGCTCCACCCCTGGCCACCCTGTCTACCCATTACAAATGAAATTTTGATCTCTTTTGAAGAATCGTGGTATCATAACTGGACATGTATTTGTGAAAACAACAAtagcaaacaaacaataacagtaaaaaaaagtacagCCgtaagaaataagaaaatcATATGCTAGATAAAGCCAGTGCCCTGAGACCTTACCATCAAGTTCATGCCAATGCCTCCCATATGCACTAGTAAATAGCtaaaatccaaaaaaaaaaaaaaaaaaaaaaacgtatTGATGAGAAGAATACAACACCGCTAGATGTAAAGCCTACAGTTCGCCTTCGGGGGTGGCTGTGACCATCCTATATTCTGTGTCACCCTTCAGGGGGTCGCAGAGCTCCCATCCCATGTCTGTTTGTTTGACGATGCGGATTTCGGATCGCTGCGCCCATTCGGTCAAAACATAGTCGTGAACTCCTCCAAACTCCACCGGTGGCTCCTTGCCTGTAGCCGCGTTTTCAAAGTGCTGCTGAGCCACATGCTCCATGCGCTCGTCCCAAGCATTGCTGCCTTTGAACTGCTTGTCGCACGATTTCACGGGGCAAGGCATCCAGGTTGGGAGCCGGCATCGGATGCGCAGGGCATCCTCTTGCATTCTCTTGACCATGAAGTCGGATCTGGCATCTGCACCCTTGTAGTCGGTTGTGCTCTGGCCGGCAATGTTGGAGTGCATGCGCCGAATGTGCTGGGTGTACAGGTCCTTGCGGTTGAAGATGTTGCCGTTGGGCACAAGGCCTGCACGTTGCTGGAACGACGATTGTCGCTCATCGGCACATTTGCCTTCCATGCACACCCAGTATTTCAAACCCAAGTGCTTCGTGCTAACGTGGCGCTTCCATTCGTTCTTGGCATCAAACCTGGCGGTGCAGCCCGCATAGTGGAAGACGCAGATGTAAGGCCGGGGGTGGACCTTGCCCGTATGCTCTTCAAGCAATGCCCGGCTGTCGAAATGCTTCTTGCACTTGTGGCAGAATTTTTTGTTTGCACTGTAAACCTTGCGCTTCCTATCGCCCTGTGACGATACCTCGTGACCAGCAGAGGCTTGGATGCCAGAAGAGATGGGATCGTGGCGATACTGCGAGGTGCGGCTGCGTCTCTTCACCACCCTGGAAGCCGACGCCCACCTTTCAGTGTTTGGCGGcatgctctcttctttgataTGGCGAGCTGAGTCGGCATAAGAAAGAATAGTGCAGGGAGAATAGTGACGAGCGCTGGCATTGGCAGCATCAATGTGTGCGCCATGGGCACTGATATGACCCAGAGAGTTACAGCGGGGAGCAGTACCAAACATGTATTGCCCGTTGAACTCATGGCTTTCCACATTGTAGTATGCTGGGTTTGCAACATGCTCGTGAACGTCTTCGTCCTGCGAGCCTGGATAGTAGCTGACCTCTGgctgcttggagctggaTTCGTAATAATCCGAGTCATAGGGAGTTCCCAGAGTGATGACATTGCCTTGTGCATCTGGTGGCGTGGGAGGCACGTCGTAGCTACCATCGCTGCCAATGGACGGGCTCTTCGCCAAGCTAAACACTGGCGAGCCCtggaaagaagacggcgacccATTTCGTGCACAATCAGCTTGATAAATGCTGTCGTTGCAAGTTTCGCGAGTCAGCTTAGGGTCGAGGCAAATGTCGATTGGAGACTGCTGAAAGCATGATGGCAACATTGAGATTGGCTGCCAGCATTGCGAGCTAGCGTCTGGGGAGTTGGAGTCGAGCAAATTTGGGTCAATTGGATAGATACTAGTAGTATCCTCTCGGATGTGTGGACTGTATGGTGAAATGGATGTTGCTGGGTATCCACTGGGCACTTGACCATAGCCATAGGGAACCCGTCCACCGCTTCTTGCGCCGGCTGCGGAGAAAGAAgacattgaagaagagaaagaagaagtatTGGTGGTGGTCGTAATTTGAGCGTCTGCCCTTTTCCGAATGGTTGAATGGGGATCAGAAAGCCAAGAAGTGCACTTTCGGGGCAGCAATGGCTAGTATGAGGATGTTGAGCTAGATTTGTTCTTTGCTCAAGGGGCAAGGGTATGAGTAGTGAAGAGTGAGGCAAAGGATGCCATACAAGAACAGCTCAAGGTGGAGGCTATTGCTTCTTTTATCGTGTGAGGATATATAACGTATGAAAGAGGTAACACAGGGCTTGGTCTGTGAATGGGAGCCCGAATAGCACCAGAGAGGATAAAaggtagaagaagatgaagagggtAGCGTGTTCAATATATGAGGTTGATGAAGGAGGAAGTCAGCTGTATTGCCAATGGAGAGATGATCCAAGGCCCGAAAGGATGGGAGCTTGAGGCCTGTTATATGGATCGGGGCTTGATAGTAGATCCATCCAGCTGGTAGATAAAGTGTACGCCGCTGGTCGAGAGTAGAGACAGAGCCTCAAGAGGTTCCTATTCGCCTGGCAGCGTGGGTTAGAGACTGCACTGTAGATGCACTGCTGAGATACCTACCCTGGTAAAAACATCCCCGGTCGGAGGGTGTGCAGCGAACATCAAGTTGTAGGATTTGCTACCCTGGCTTGGCCTAGTCTAGGGTGCCGCTGAGATGGGGGGGTCCAATGTCGTCGGCTTTCCAGATTCATCATACATGCACCCCCCCTACCTAGACTCAGCCTTGGGGCGAAGCGTCGCGCATGGGAATAGAGCACTGTAGCATGGGGGCTCTGGCcgggacgaagaagaaaaactaTCCAGACGACATACTGGCAGCTTCGCGCTCTAGATGTGGCCAGCGTACCCATCGTGACATCCAGGCCGAGTTTATGCTGTCATGGACGGAGCGTagcatggccagcagcccccATCTGCCGGAGGCTGCAatgctgccatctccagcggcaTCGATGCTGTGCGCTGTGctcttggcttggctgctgAATGTTGTTGGTCGCGACAGGTTGCCCACCTGGGTAGGTACAGGTACCCTTTGTGGTGAAGAATAGCAGTTGGCAGTTGGCGGTTGGTAGAGGCTGGCTCGGAGCCGTCTCATTTCCCACTGAAGATTATGTGAACCATGTCGTGGCCGGAAGCCCCCCAAACAACTGCGCTGAAGGGCACGTCGACGGCGAGGCAGCCccccgccatcgccaacatgCTGTGATACACGAGTTAAGTTGGATGTTCAGCCTCGCAAGGGTTCGCTGCGTCTCAACGCCCGTCTTTTCGTCCCGGGGCATGCAGCGCGAGGTGGCCGAAAGGTGGCCGGCCAGAAGCTGGATGTCAAGGCCAATCTGGACAAGAagacgccagccagccagccaagggGGCATCTGCCAATCTGCACCACGCACCAGGGCCGTCGGATTCGTGGGTAATGGGCTGAAGCCTGAAGGCGGTTCGTGCGCAAATCGCGGGCGCCAAAACTTGGGGTACTGGCCGCGCTACTCAACAAGAGTCTGACGAGCCAGAATCTAGTGCGGGTGCCAATTGCTCGCGGCGGCGGGAGACTAGCCCCGAACCGCTGCTATACTGCAGCAGCCTGTTCTTGTTGCCCAAGAAAAAAGTGGACGTCGGCCGAgtcgatggtgatgatgggagAGCAGAGATGCCGGGCAGGCGAGCAGATGCGATGCGCGGCATGCCCCCTACAGGAGCTACAGGAGCTACAGGAGGCGTGTGCAGGCGTAGGTCCACTGCAGGTGCTTGCTgcaggcagcatcatccccTATCGCAGCACTCTAAAAATGCTTTGTAGTGGTAGCGCAGTGTCGTAGGGGACATGGAGCGCTGATCGCCTTGCCCAGGCAGGCCGTTCCTATTACTGGCAACTCCAGCTGCTAATTCTAGCCGGATGAGCGTCGGGGCTAGCTTGAATCGAACGCAGCACTGAGACAGCGCTAAATCCTCGCTCCACTCTGTGCAAAGAGACCGGGACGGGGAGACATGATCGCTTCAGCCCAATGACCTTGCATCGAAACAGCTAAAACCTTTTGGTCAAGTCTCTACTCTAGTGGCGTCCACTGCCTCGTGTGGGGGCTTTCTGCGAGCAAGCAGAATAGGGCGATATCGTACGAGATCCGCTGAGATGGCCGTCTCACGTCCTGGCCTGGACAACGAGAGAGCTCCCGTTCGGCGGCATCGCGATGGTTTCATGCGCTGGCCGTCTGCTCAGGAACGAGCGGGCCTGCGCCTGAGAGGGTGGGTAAGAAAAAGACTGAAGCTCCATCCGAAAACTAAATGTCCAGCCCCCCTGGGGGAGCTGAGCTTTTGTGAAACGCTCCATGTacgtcctcgtcatctgtGGAAAACAGAGCAACGAGAGATAGCAGACGATCCCCAAAGATTGCTTACTAGTTCGAGATGCAAGGTGCTGTACGACACACAGGCCCAACGCTCCGCCCTTACTGGGAGAGGAAAGGGCAAAAGAGCTGGCGAAATGGCGGAGCgagcagagctgctgcgagaTGTAGGTAGCATTAGGAATGATGTACAGAGGTGCTGTGTGCCGCAATTGTGCCCAGGTGTGGCCGTCAGTGGCGCGCCGCCTTTCACGGCctccgcagcggcagcaggagaAGCAGTTTTGATGCAAGTTGTGCGCGATGCTGCATTGCagatgacggcgttgatgaCGAAGGCGGCGATGATAGTGATGATGACTGGAGGTTGGATGACGGCGGAGACGGTGCAGGCTCTACCCGAACCACCCAAGACTGCTATCAATGTTGATGCTACCAGCTGCATTAGGAGgccgatggtgatggtgctgctgcctgtACTGGTGCTGCGGCCAGAACCGAGGGTGAGCCAATCCTCGCTCATCAACTTTGGCGTATACCGTCCGTACGAATCGACTGGTACATCTGCCAGCATGAGGCGCGGTCTAGTGCCATCTGCCTTCAACTGGTCCCTGGTTCGCTGGAGAGCTGCAGCCATACTGGGGTTTCTCAGCCCAGCGCTCGGCATGCCCGCTCCCTCGTCCAATCTCttgcctccatctccagcaaaaTCTCGACCCATTTCATCGCCTTGGCGCTAGATTCCATTAATTGCTTACAACCCCCCCCAATAGCTTCATGCTAACCAGACTGCGGCCCTAGTTGGTCCTGCACCGAGCTTTGAGCGTCAGTCGATGCCATTGGAGGTGGGAGAATATACATGCACCTAGCTCCCGGGATGATGCCTGAGCGTCGCGACTCGATACCCTGTCCTGGGGAGGCATGTATCGATGCTTTTTgtaaagatgaagagcaacAATAGCCGGCACGTCTGAACGGAGCGTGCTTCTGATTTCATGTATCCATCATGGCAGGTGGGTAAGTGTAGGTGATTGGTATTGGATACGAACCTTGCCTCACCCCTGCAAACATAGAGTGCTGACTTCATCCCAGGTCGATGGTACCAGATACTAGGGACCACCGAGATGTTTCCAAAGA encodes:
- a CDS encoding uncharacterized protein (EggNog:ENOG41), yielding MSSFSAAGARSGGRVPYGYGQVPSGYPATSISPYSPHIREDTTSIYPIDPNLLDSNSPDASSQCWQPISMLPSCFQQSPIDICLDPKLTRETCNDSIYQADCARNGSPSSFQGSPVFSLAKSPSIGSDGSYDVPPTPPDAQGNVITLGTPYDSDYYESSSKQPEVSYYPGSQDEDVHEHVANPAYYNVESHEFNGQYMFGTAPRCNSLGHISAHGAHIDAANASARHYSPCTILSYADSARHIKEESMPPNTERWASASRVVKRRSRTSQYRHDPISSGIQASAGHEVSSQGDRKRKVYSANKKFCHKCKKHFDSRALLEEHTGKVHPRPYICVFHYAGCTARFDAKNEWKRHVSTKHLGLKYWVCMEGKCADERQSSFQQRAGLVPNGNIFNRKDLYTQHIRRMHSNIAGQSTTDYKGADARSDFMVKRMQEDALRIRCRLPTWMPCPVKSCDKQFKGSNAWDERMEHVAQQHFENAATGKEPPVEFGGVHDYVLTEWAQRSEIRIVKQTDMGWELCDPLKGDTEYRMVTATPEGEL
- a CDS encoding uncharacterized protein (TransMembrane:2 (i86-105o117-139i)), whose protein sequence is MGRDFAGDGGKRLDEGAGMPSAGLRNPSMAAALQRTRDQLKADGTRPRLMLADVPVDSYGRYTPKLMSEDWLTLGSGRSTSTGSSTITIGLLMQLVASTLIAVLGGSGRACTVSAVIQPPVIITIIAAFVINAVICNAASRTTCIKTASPAAAAEAVKGGAPLTATPGHNCGTQHLCAGPLVPEQTASA